A segment of the Maylandia zebra isolate NMK-2024a linkage group LG2, Mzebra_GT3a, whole genome shotgun sequence genome:
ATCCTGTGTTCCTCATTGACCTTGTTATCTACCTGATCCCACGTGCCTCTGGGGGCCTCCAGCCGCCTGTGCCCTTGTTGTCGTCATCAGTAAACGCCATCCACTAAACCCCTGTTGCTGCATCATTGTGATTTATGACCTGCAATTGCTTATGCATTCGCAGGTCCTTTTGGCTATTATCATTCCCGTCTGTGAAGCAAAGGTAACTGCCTCTGTTAGTTATGGCTGCTTGGCGGGTTTATGACAAATGCCTCCCCTGTGTCGCCGGGGAAACTCTTTCTGACAGCGTGCCACCGCTGTAGACACAAGCTGATGTTTGCGCTTGATGGGAAAGTGCTTCAGCTCTGATAACCGCGGCTTGGTTTTTAATGCGCGCGCAGCTGGGACTTCTgcttttactgctgtttgagCAGCCTCAATCAGGCAGTAAACATCCCATCTCAACCCTTTAGGTAATAATCTGTCACACCGCATTCAGGCCTTCACACTGATTTTCGTAcatccccctccctcccctttggttttgtactttaattttttttttctttttgtttgggtAAAGTGGGAGGTATTTGCGTCAGCAAATGCCATTGATGTGATTAGTTGTCTCCAGGCTAATTTGTGGCTGCCTTTCCTAACCACCACCTTTTGCTCCACCCCATAGTGTTTTCCTCTCATTCCTCAGCTCTGGCCAGCGTAACCCGTAGTGATAAAAGGAGGGGGTTGAAGGCGTTCCTGGGGCTCCCCCTGAACCCTGTAAATGTCACCATGGAGCAATGGCCTTTTAAACTTGTTTATGTTCCCAGCAACCTCTTGTTCCACTGGCTTGACAAATTTCAGCCAAGTCAACATTGAAATGCAGACTTTGTGTTCACATGCGTCATATTGAACATTGCGTGGCGACCAATACAACCTGAAAAATCTCTCTGCTGGGTTTTATTAggggtttattttatctttatctgccttgtttttacatttgcctacttcttctttcagctccaAAGCATGAGGGTGTCGAGACGGGAGAGGAGTTTTTTGAGAGAGTAAGTGGCTCTACACACATTCAAACACTTTATTCATAAACCAAACAACTAATAATATTTGGCCATTTTCCTTTGTAAAAACCACTGACAGTGTAATCACTAGTGTTTTAAAGCCTCATGGTGAAATTTATCTTAGACCAGTGAAAACATCCCTGCTGCAGTTTTATTACTTGTTGGATGCTCTTCATTCAGTGATTACAGATTTTATGGTGGTGATAATTGAAGGTGGAGGCAGCTTTGTATCCTAAGATCTGCTGTGttctctgaatgtgtgtgttctcATTGTATCTGTTACGATCTTTCCTGCATAGAGTGATAGCAGCTTCTTTGTTTCTCACTCTCTTCTATTGTCCGTGCTTTCACAGGTAATGAGAGAAACTAACACTCAGGTGAAATGGCCATCCAAACTGAAGATAGGAGCCAAATCAAAGAAAGGTGGCAAATTCTTCATGTTCCGTTCACACCAAAATCAGTgctctttgttttgtgtttttcccacagctttgtgtgtgtgtgtgtgtgtgtgtgaacagagATTTATCATTTTCCATCTATTGTTTCTAGATCCACACGTGAAGGTGGAAGGGAAGAGAGCTAATGTCCTGGAAGCCAAAAGGAAGATACTAGAAGTGTTGGAAACCAGGGTGAGGTTGCTGGTGCCTTAAATTTACAATGTCAAGAATCCATAGAGGAATGTAAGCTTTTAATAAAAgtagttttatgtttttttttatgttaaggCCAGTATTGAACTGAAATCTGCTCAAATAACCAGTGTTTATATAAAACCAGGTAAACAAGGTGACTCTAAAAATGGACGTGGCCTATACGGAGCATTCTCATGTGATTGGAAAAGGCGGAGGAAATATCAAAAAAGTGATGGAGGTCACATCCTGTCATATTCATTTCCCTGACTCCAACCGTCACAATGCTACTGGAGAGAAAAGCAACCAGGTAGGTGGCATTTTAATTCCACTAACTGCTGCCACTATGACAGGAAACTGAAAACCAATTTGTttacatgttatttatttattaattaccaGGTCTCCATCGCTGGGCCCGTAGAAGGCGTAGAGGAAGCCAGGAGGAGGATAAGAGTGAGTTGTCAATGTGTAATTTGAGCAAACTGCACAGAATAGATTTTTATTTGTCTCAACACTCAATATTTTCACTCCTGTCAGACGGAAAGATCAATAGAGTGATTAAGAGGATGGCTGACACAAAAAGGACAGGTATATCTGTCAATGCACTGCCTGTCTTGTCtctgtctttgtttctctcCCACCTCTTCATTATCCCTCCCTTCTGTGTCTCCTTCTCATCGAACCCTTGCCCTTCTTATCCCAGGACCTCCAGCCGCTAtccttgacctttgacctgccaGTGAGTCTTGTGCCCCAGGCTCTGCCAGATCCGGGTTCACCACTTATCCAGCAGGTAGTACAGACTCTGGGGGTCAGTGTGAGCTTCAGGGCCATGCCACCCCAGCCTCAAGCCCAGCCGCCCTTTTATGGAAGCTGCTGCACCGTCTGGGGTCTGCAGGGCAATGCAGATGTTGTAAAGGTTAGCATTAAAGATTAAGGAGACTACTGGGTAATGAGGTTTAAGTATCATGTCGTGACTATATATACCATCACCTCACAGAAGGCGACCTGCATCTTGATGGACCTCCTGCTGGGAGCAGAGGTTGCAGGCGGTATTGTCAACAGCCAGCTGGACGTCACCTCCCAGCAGCACCTATTCCTGCTGGGACAGAATGGCGCTCACTTCCTGAGCGTTATGCACCAGACCCAGACCCAGATCATCCTACCGGACCTCAGCGCCCCTCAGAGTCCTCCCTCGCTGCTCATTCAGGGCAGCCCTGATGGGGTTTGTCTGGCTAGGCAGCATCTCATGGTACAGCGGGGCTGTTTATTTTGTGTGCACATAACTGCTAAAAAACAATGCTGAGAAAACTTTGCTGCTTTTAATGTTTGACACTTTTACAATCTGTGTGATGTTTGCATATTTGTGTACACAATAGGACtgtctgcctgtgtgtttgatgtttgaCATGCGTGAAGATGGGGAGGCCGATCCCTGTAAGCTAGCTCAGATGATGCGAAACCTTGGAGTCTTCATTAGCGTCAAGCCCAAAGTAAAACAGACCAGCAAGGTACATTTTACCTCGTGGCTCTGATGCTTATTGTTTGAGACACAACTGAAAAAAGAATGCTAATTTGATTGGGCTTTGTATTGATAAAAACTTGCCCTGAAATATTTCTTTGATTTTGAATGCAAAATATTCTCCCCTGTAGTTTTCTGCTGAGTTGAGTACTGATCTAAAAATCTGTGTTGGTTTATAATTGTCAGTCAGTTGTGGTGAAAGGTCTGGAAAGGAATATTTCCTGCCTCTATGAGGCCCGCCGTCTACTCCTGGGGCTGGATTCCTCTGAGACTGTTAAGATAGCTGAAATGACCCCTGGCTCTCTGCTACCTGGCAGTGGGCTGACCAATTACTGGCTCAATATGTTGCTGCAGCAGCTTCGCCTGTCTGAACAGGGTGAGAGCATTAACACATGTGATTTGTTTTTGCAATCAGAataattctttttaaaatttttctgCTTCATACTGATTCATTCATATCACCCTTCTTCTTGATGATCAGGCCCCGTGCCTGTTCCTGCTACAGAGATGCCGAACGGTACAAAGCCACGTCCCTCACCTCCACCAGGCCTCACCTCTCCCACTGAGGAGGGTAGGGTAGGGCCGAAGGGAACAGATGGTCGACCTCTGGAGAAGGTGTTTCATTGTTAATGttcaaaatgacaaaacacaaTGGGAAATTCTTCTGAAACTTTCCAATTCTCTTTTTCAGATTCTGGAAAATGAGGACCAGTTTGGTCAGCATGAGAGCTCTGAGTGTGTGGCGATGTCATCGTCTGAGACGTGTGACGCTTTGAAGAGCAGCATCAGCAGGATCGGACTGAATGGTCGGAGGGGGAGCCTTCAGGGTCCTGAAATTGCCAAGGTTTTCAGCCAGGGCAGGCGCCATTCAACAGGGCAGGTGTTAACATACAGGTGAGCGTTTTGCAGGTACACACACCTACTCTCTGATGACTCTTCATAATCTTTAAAGTCTTAACTTCTGGAaaattcttttgttgttgtttatactTGCTCtactttggtttctgtttgaTTTGATATAAATCAGCTCTACAGAGCGTGCAGTTTTAATGATGCAGCTCACATTTAACACACTCTATATTTAAACTGCACGATGACACTTTGAAAGAACTGCTGCAGCCAGGTGAAAGAAAGAGTTAGTAAGAACTCAAAGATTGCACAGAGCCATCACAGTTTCACCTAACcttgcgtgcgtgtgtgtgtgtgtgcgcgcgcgcgcgtgtgttcCTCCTGACTGTGCCAGACTGCTGAACGCAGACACTGAGGGGGGGAGGAGTGAGCGGAGGAACAGCCTGAGGAGAGATGTGACTCTGGCTCAAAATGTTCGCGCTGACTCATTCAAGGCTGAGGTGAGAAAAACAGGagctgcaggtttcttccttGCTTGTTTCTTCACGAAGTTATGTACAGATCTGTGGCAGACATTTTGGTCACGGATGATGCTCAGTGGACAGATAATCACATCTCTGTAGGACAGTGGATGAGCGAACGCTGAAAATGTCACGTTAAACTGAAAATGGGAAGATCATTTTCTTTGTCACGGTCTATAATCTATTGATTTGCAGTTTGATTTTGAAAATTGGGTTCTCTCTTTGTTGGTCTCCCCTCTTATTTTTCTCCCATCTCACATACGCAAAGGTTATGCAAAGAAGGATTAACAAGTTTACTGCCACGGCAGCAGGACGTGTTTTCTTATGCAAGTGTTTGTTCCTGCTGTAAATTAGGTTCCCGCTATCCTCCCATCTCTCAGtaaccaaagaaaaaaattcaatttcatGCATTATTTACCTACTCCATTTCCTGTTTGTACTTTGTAGGATTATGACTATGAAAAGAAGAAACTGCTGGCAACCAGAGGTTAGTCCTCctaaatgtttaatatttcttcCTGTCTTGCTGCGGTTTCAGAAACGTTCTGCAACAATGATTAGCACTGCTAAGCAAGCGTTCCTTCTTTTTTATTGATTCACAGTTGCTGTTCTGCAGATAGTTGCATGAAAATAGATTTTGGTGAAGTATATTGTTGTTTTGCTCATCagcacacttttttgttttgttttcggAGCTGAACAGGAGCAGGAATAATTTAGTTTTGCTGGTAACAATCACATGTTTTGCTCACATCATTGCTGGGAAAATACTTAATGTCAGTGGATTAAGCCAGATGAAGTAGGCTTTTAAGTTTATTCAAGCATGCTATAGGGGAGACACATTAATATCCCAAGCAGAAGTAGGGATTTGATAAAGGGGTCCCATTTCCGCAGTGCTCACTGCCAAGACAACTGATGAAGGGGGCCTGTTTATGGGCTGCAGTGTGCCAAAGTTATAATAGAGTAGCACTGGCACTCCCACTTAATTCACCAGGGGTAGATACACAATGCAGACAACCCACGCACACATGCATCCAGGAATGGTGCGTGTGCTCTCATACACAAGCGTGCGTGGACACACACGTAGCATCCCTCACGCAGAATGAGAGATACTGAAGAGATCTGCAGCCAAATGGTACCAAATTCCCTCAGTGTTCCTTTATGGGATTATGAATTAGCAGTTTGAATGGGCCATCTGCCTCACAGCCATTAAGACACCCGTATGCCAGGATATGAATGGGACATTTAcggcacaaatacacacaaagacacCCGAATGAAAACCCACCAGTAATAATCCTGTTGATATTGCACTCTTTATGGAGTACTGTTGCAGTTTttatcacacattcacacatggaAGAGGCCCAGGGTCACTTGTTTGTCGATTGAATGCGTATGCCAGTCTAAGTCTTAGCGCTCAGAGTTTTATTAAGTATGCCACATGCTGGCAAGAGAAGTAACACTGTTCGTGATTCATTATTTAACACATGAACCCAGCCTGCTCACATCAGAGTACCAAAGAAGACGTGGAAAACCTGCAAAGCATTTTTATGATAGACAGACTGCGGATATGAGTATTGATGCTTGCTGCAAAATCCATTTATGTGAATTTAAAGCTGTAAAGCTTTCTGAAAGTGTTTCCTTATTCACTTCTTTTGCCACAGCACTACTACAGTCAGACTTTCCGCATTGAACATGCAACGTGCTGCATTTATGTGAAAGCTGGCAATCAGATTTCAGACAACATCAGAGACGGTAATGCTTTTGATACCAGTTAGTCCCGAAGTCACATTTTCTAactctgtgtttatgtgtatttatgttagCCATGCAGAGGAAGCCTATAGTCACAGAGGTCCGCACGCCCACAGACACGTGGAGTGGCCTTGGCTTCTCCAAGTCTATGCCAGCCGAGGCTGTAAAAGAGCTTCGCAACATCAGCAGACGCAACTACAAACCCTACCTGAGCACCGGTAATAACCAGCAACAGGTACAGATGAGCCTACTGCTTActtaaaagctgaaaaaatggtCTCACAGATTAACATTTTGAGTTTTCGTTCAAAGTTATAGGTAGAGTTCATGATTTATAGGTACAGCTACTTTTGTTGGACTGAATTCAGTTGAAGCTTTTACTGCAGTGCAGTGAAACAAGCGCTGCCACAGTGGCCCTCTAACACAGTCTCATTTATTGGTTTTGCCCCCTAACAGTCTCGGGCATTTATCTCACTGTGTGGTAAGCACTGCCAATTTGTACGCTCAATTACCTGGAGTCTGATACCATCGGTGTGGTCAACACAGGCACTCTTTGGCAACCTGTTTACCTGAGCTGGTTCAGCTCATCTCCCCTGCTCTTTTAAAGCCTTTTGAATAGCTGCTCTCTGACTGCCCACTGGCCattgatgtagaagcagactCACTTAGGATAATGAAAGCAAGAGGCATTTCTCCAATGAGTTCAATTTTCCTCTGAGACCCAGGCAACTGGGAGGAAGCATTTGCTATGCCCGCTGCTTTGATAGATTCGAGTGAAGGACTTTTACTGTCACAGATCAGCCCACAGTGGCAAATAAGCTGGTTTAGAGACACGCTAAATGGATTTGGCTAAATCCTTGGATCTACAGGCATTAGGAAGTTTATGGCCACTTGCAGCTATTTGTCTCTGGGACAGAGACAGGGGAGAGATGACAGTAGGGCATGGTGGCAAAATGACACGATGATGCTATTGTGCAAAACGCTGTCAGAAGAAAGCAACATTAGCCTGTATAAGGGAACTTATTATAGATTCCCATATTTTCAGTTTGGATACAAGAACAGCAGTAACATCCACCTGGTTTTCAAACCTGTCAGACAAAGTGTCAGAgcaatacaagaaaaaaaaaaacagacagtgGATGAACGGAGGGGATGCACCAAGACCCAGTAAAAGATAAATAAGGAATATCTTTAACCTTGCATCATGCAAAGTTAATAGAGTCCAAGAGCAAAAATAGGTCCACTTTAATGCTGTTACTATCTCCTTCTAGTCTTGGGCTGCTCAGACAGGAAAGGTGGCTAATGGAAGCGACTCTGAGAACTGGAGGGACAGACGTGGATCCACATCTTCATCCCAGCCCATCTCTTCCTCTTCGTCCTCATCCTCATCTTCCCCATCCTCACCTCTGACTACTTTCTCCTCATCATCCTCTTTTCCTGCATTTGCCTCCTCAATGAACCGCAGTAGAAGCGACAAGCCCTGTAAGTCTGACCTCTGTGCACTCAGCTAAACAGAGATCACCTGCTCCCTGCTGCGTTTAACCTTTTCCTCTAAACTTTGGCCTCCGGTGTTCAGCGGAGAGCTTTGCGAGCAATGGCAGCAGCTACTTCGAAAGTGTGTGCTCACAGAGGAGGGGGTCGACTTGCAGTCAGCGGAGCCCCAGCCCCCACTTGACAGATGACCTGCCCGAGCTGCTCGGCCAGCTGGGCCTGCTCAAATACATCGATGTGTTTGAACAGCAAGAGGTAAACTCACACACAGAGTCGCACTTGATCATTTTttgaaatcactttttttttcattcagctTGCAAACACAAGCCGAAAGAGTTAATGCATTATAAATGAGCATCATGATGCAACTTCGGTCTACACTCCTCTAGATCGACTATCAGACATTCCTCACTCTGTCTGATGAAGATCTGAAGGAAGTGGGTGTATCTACCTTTGGAGCA
Coding sequences within it:
- the bicc2 gene encoding bicaudal C homolog 2, which gives rise to MATTTTEESSPVPTTVAPQQPDLEDSLKPNSEAEAELGETQCDREEKEDEEHEEVGRSCDSEQENTKGKSLDSEWVEERFRIDRKKLETMLYAPKHEGVETGEEFFERVMRETNTQVKWPSKLKIGAKSKKDPHVKVEGKRANVLEAKRKILEVLETRVNKVTLKMDVAYTEHSHVIGKGGGNIKKVMEVTSCHIHFPDSNRHNATGEKSNQVSIAGPVEGVEEARRRIRDLQPLSLTFDLPVSLVPQALPDPGSPLIQQVVQTLGVSVSFRAMPPQPQAQPPFYGSCCTVWGLQGNADVVKKATCILMDLLLGAEVAGGIVNSQLDVTSQQHLFLLGQNGAHFLSVMHQTQTQIILPDLSAPQSPPSLLIQGSPDGVCLARQHLMDCLPVCLMFDMREDGEADPCKLAQMMRNLGVFISVKPKVKQTSKSVVVKGLERNISCLYEARRLLLGLDSSETVKIAEMTPGSLLPGSGLTNYWLNMLLQQLRLSEQGPVPVPATEMPNGTKPRPSPPPGLTSPTEEGRVGPKGTDGRPLEKILENEDQFGQHESSECVAMSSSETCDALKSSISRIGLNGRRGSLQGPEIAKVFSQGRRHSTGQVLTYRLLNADTEGGRSERRNSLRRDVTLAQNVRADSFKAEDYDYEKKKLLATRAMQRKPIVTEVRTPTDTWSGLGFSKSMPAEAVKELRNISRRNYKPYLSTGNNQQQSWAAQTGKVANGSDSENWRDRRGSTSSSQPISSSSSSSSSSPSSPLTTFSSSSSFPAFASSMNRSRSDKPSESFASNGSSYFESVCSQRRGSTCSQRSPSPHLTDDLPELLGQLGLLKYIDVFEQQEIDYQTFLTLSDEDLKEVGVSTFGARRKMLLAISELNKSKRRLSDTPAVKSGYLEGGASGRLPRIMDVEAAAQSNRW